The stretch of DNA CAGGTCGATCACCATCTGCCGGATCACCGCCGCTTGCTGGTAATCTTTCTGGCCAAAGTAGGCGATGTCGGCCGGCACAATGTTCAAAAGCTTCAGCACGATCGTCGTCACGCCGGCGAAGTGCCCCGGGCGATGTTCCCCTTCCAGCGGCAGCGCGATGTTCGGCGGCGTCACGACGGTTGAACTGCCGGGCGGGTAGATCTCGTCAACCTCAGGACAGAAGACCCAGACGGGATGATAGTGCGACAAGAGTTCCATGTCGGCGTCGAGCGTCCGTGGATACTTGGCGAAGTCTTCTTGTGGACCAAACTGCGTCGGGTTGACAAAGATGCTGACGACCGCGATGTCGCATTCAGCTGCCGCCCGGCCAACCAGGCTGAGGTGTCCTTCGTGCAAAGCTCCCATGGTCGGCACAAAACCGACGGTCAGGCCGCTCTTTTGCGCTGCACGCACCTTGGCTCGAATTTCTTTGACCGAGTGAATCAGCTCGGGGGTCATGTCAGCGGAACTGCTCATCAGGCTCTTCACTTAGGTGGGCGACATCGCGGCGATGGCCGCGCTAATTTCAGTCGCCGCGGCGCTGGCGTCGGCGGTAGGAATCGGCAGGTAAGGGCCGTGCGGAATCTGTAGTGGCGAACTCCGCCAGAAGACGATCAACTGCGCGGCGGCGATCGCCGCCTGGTTTTTGGCGCACTCTAGCGGAAAGTCGCTCGTTTGGCGCACGCTAGCGATCAGCTGATCGACGTCGGCATCTTCCGGCGCGACGATCCGCACGACTGGTTCGCCTTCGTCGAGCTGGGTAAGCAACTCGCCCAGCGTGCGCTGGCAGATGGGATGCGTCATGTCGGCCGCGACTTCGACAGCGGGCTCCAAGACAAAACGGCGAAAGGTCATCCGCGGGTGAGGGGCTTCCAGCGTTTCGGTCATGATC from Blastopirellula retiformator encodes:
- the folK gene encoding 2-amino-4-hydroxy-6-hydroxymethyldihydropteridine diphosphokinase: MPDSLIALGANLGDRRQTLDSAIDMLRSIDGVSDLVVSRYHGTAPIGGPDGQPEFLNAAARFSTTLSAEQVHARLIAIEEEHGRVRVERWGARRLDLDLLLFDQRQIMTETLEAPHPRMTFRRFVLEPAVEVAADMTHPICQRTLGELLTQLDEGEPVVRIVAPEDADVDQLIASVRQTSDFPLECAKNQAAIAAAQLIVFWRSSPLQIPHGPYLPIPTADASAAATEISAAIAAMSPT
- the panC gene encoding pantoate--beta-alanine ligase codes for the protein MSSSADMTPELIHSVKEIRAKVRAAQKSGLTVGFVPTMGALHEGHLSLVGRAAAECDIAVVSIFVNPTQFGPQEDFAKYPRTLDADMELLSHYHPVWVFCPEVDEIYPPGSSTVVTPPNIALPLEGEHRPGHFAGVTTIVLKLLNIVPADIAYFGQKDYQQAAVIRQMVIDLDVATRIIVCPIVREEDGLAMSSRNRYLSPEERTAALAISRALRIATERLEAGDRDATSIAAGMRAEMQAAGIREIDYAVVANPQTLETLQTATDTVVILIAARVGQTRLIDNCVVSLTPTP